Genomic window (Nicotiana sylvestris chromosome 7, ASM39365v2, whole genome shotgun sequence):
GGGAAGATGTGAACCCTAAGAAAATATGGATACCTGGGAGGAGAGAGGAAGCGAATTTGAGTCTCTGGATAAATCGCCGTTACTGTCGTCGGCGCCGGCATCGTCGTCGTCGGGATCAACATTAGGCTGGGATTTGAAGTTCCGGAGAACGAAGAATCCGGCGAGAGTTGCAGAGAGGAAGATGAGAATGATCCTAAGGGGACACATTCGGTTTGTTTCTCTTTCTCTCTACAAAGTTTGAGGTTTTCAGAGAGAGAAAGTTTTAATATTATCAGAGAGGAAAGAGGGAAATGATGAAATGAAGAAGGCAAGCTGGGGAGGAAAGTGGACTATGGTCATTTTTTTAAGCAAAGGATAATTTTTAGTAGTATTTTGTTCTTTGTAATTTACGgcttgtttggatgattgttacttattgtattgtattgtattg
Coding sequences:
- the LOC104211988 gene encoding uncharacterized protein; translated protein: MCPLRIILIFLSATLAGFFVLRNFKSQPNVDPDDDDAGADDSNGDLSRDSNSLPLSSQVCSAIGKGFWTCVDMASGKYLWRHLVSSPSPSNLKVNHSD